GGTTGCATTTAGATGTAGGCATGATAATTGTCATGGATGAGGCATGTTTATAACTTTATATATTGAATTCTTTCAAGAGACCTAGAGATCGTAAATGCCATCTTCCATTTGAATGCACTAATTTTGAGCTGGACGGACTTCTTTTGGCATGGTAACCACATCAAGCACCGGGTGAATCCTAGTCCTTGAGCTTGTGAATATAAACAAGATCGCGGTTACACTTTCAAAACAGCTGAGTTTGTAGGTATTGACAGTATGGTAATGTACGGGGTGAGGTTTTGAAGTTTTCTTTTCATTACTAGTACTTGTTACTTCTCAATGATGTACTGGACCGAGTTAACATAGGAGTTGAATTCTATTTTGATAACATCAAATATGTGATTTTTATTTTTAGACTCGTGCTTACCTTTATAGTTGCAAGTTGCAAGTGTCTTGAACAAATATTGAATTAAGAGTTTTTCTGTGTCCTGATTAAGATGATGGCATGGCATATCTGTTTTTGATTAGAGGATCTTTGCTGATGATGGGTCAAGTCTTCAATACTTTATTAGTAGTAATTGCAGTGCCACCTGTTAGAGCTTCATACTATAGTTCACTGGATAAAGAATAGCATCTGGTCAGTCTTTATTGCTTTGTGAGCAGAGTAGATTTGTGCCTAGCATATATTTGTTTTGGTCAAGAGTAAAAGCAAGGCACAGACTAGGACTGAGGAATGTATTGCTTGCCTCATCTTGCCCAGTGCCCACACACATTGTTTCAGCAATACAACACAACAGCAACCATCCAGAATTGCACAGTGACCAGCAATTGTTGAGGTAATTTCATGGTATTGTTTCTGGCGTGTTGATCTTTTTGTTATTTTTATTTTTCAGAACTTACTCTAGAACTTTTCTGGGCAGTTTTTTTTACAGATTTTTGTTTTCTAGTTTTGTTGTTTGAGTGGCAGCTCTACTAAAACTATCCCACTCAATCATTTGTAGCTGAGAGAAGTTTTGGTTTGTATTCCTTTATGTGCTGTGTTGACATTGTGCTATAGATAAGATCATGGTCTAATATAGACTGATCAATATCCTTTAGTTTCACTACTGTATATAAACCCTTGTGGGAAACTAATGATCTTGCCCACCTAATTTCCCAAATTCACAATATGAGTTAGAATTCTTTATGTGGAAGCAATAATTCATTAACTAAAAGTAAATGGCCTCCTGAATGATTTGGTTAGTTGAATGCGTTCTGTAGTTGCAAAGGGGCTTACTCCAAATGCAATTACTTTGTATTTCCTGGTTTGATGACATTATTCCGTCCCACATTTTTTGAACAGTTGCATTGATGTTTTCAGGCCTCACAGAAGCCCCCATTTTGGCTCTTCATCCAGATACAACTTCATTGCCAGAAATATCTCACTCACTGACACAATCCATCAGCAAAAGGAAATTGCAGTGCTCCACTCTCCACTGCAAGTATGCTCTTCTTCCTTTTCCTTTCGGTATTTAGGATATATTTAGGAAACAATTGTAATCAATTTCAAGATTTCAAATTTTCCGTAAATTTGTGAATGTTTTTGATTTCCATTAAGTTTTCAACATATTAGTGTTGGTAAATTTGGTGCGCCATGTTTCCTGTGCCTCTATTCTCATCTTCAATACTTTCTGATGGTAAATTTTAGGTAATTTTAGGTCCGGGCAAAGTAGATATTGTTGTAGCCTTGTAAATGGTTTGCCTCGTGTCATGTTTGATGTTATACAGTCTAGACCCATCAAGAGGGTCTATTGACTCTTAAAATTGGGTTTTGACTGTTTGGAACTGTAATAGACTAATAGCATTAGTTTTCAGAAAGTGCTGGCACTTATATATCAGTAAGGATTTTGATTTAACGCATAGAAGTTTTAAGACACTGCTCTTTTACATTTAACTTTTTGTTCTGTTCAGTTCTTTCTTCAATCTTTAGTGCAGTACCAAGCTATTCATGGCTTTTAAATTATATATTACTCATGAAAGAGTCAAATGTTACCTCTTTCTTAACATATATTTGCTAATGAGTTTTCCTCCATTAATCTGATTTATAAATTCTTCTTTCGTTTTGTTATTTCTTGAGAATTCCATCAGCATTCCGAAAGCACATCTTGAATGAACTCTCTATAAGGGCAACTTTGACTCTAAGCAGTTCTGCAGATAAATTATGGAATGTCAGAGTCCATAAAACAGAAAGGAATATTTATCTCAAGGAAGGCTGGCAAGAGTTTCTAAGAGATAACGCCATAGGTGATTCAGAGTTCTTGGTGTTTGGATATGATGGAAACATGCATTTCAGCATAGATATTTATGAGAGGACTGGGTGTAAGAGAACTGTAGCTCCCGCTATTCAAGGGCATCAACGTTCCACCTTCACCAACAATACTAAAAGACTTTGTGGTAGACCAAGAAAGAGCGGCACTGCAGGTACATATGTGTGATCACATGTTGGATCAAAATAAGTCATGTAGTTGCTAATGTTTTACTCTCGCATGTGAAACTGCAGCTGAACACACTGCAAATGGTGAATCCAGTAACAATACTAAAAGACATCGTGGTAGACAAAGAGTGAGCGATAATGCAGGTATATTTATGTGACCACATGTTGCCAAATGCGTATTATTAGTGGATCAAAATAACGTATGTGGTTGCTCATGTTTTACTTTCGTATGTGAAACTACTGCAGCTGAACACGTACACTGCAAATGGTGAATCTGGTAACAATAACCATGTGGTAGACCAAGAGTGAGCAATAATGCAGGTATGTTTGTGTGACCTGATGTTGCTAAATGCACAATTTCGTGGATCAAAATAACTCATGTAGTTGCTAGTGTTTTACTTTCATATTTGAAGTTGCAGCTGAACACACTCCAAATAGTGAATCCAGTATTCACATACAGCACACCGAATGCAAATTCCAAGCTTTTGTCAAAACCATTAATAAAGTTTATGCAGTGGTAAGCAAGCCAACGTATTTACTTTTATTCTTTCATTATTACAACTGCAAGAACTGCTTGTCCATCGGCCTTCATTTTGTACCTTAGATTCCGTTAGTAATTTTTTTTCTTGTAGGATATTATGAATATAACATCTTTACATGTTAAATGAATAGATTTCATGCTCTTCATGCAGAATATTCCAACAGGCTTCTGTAAGAAGCATCTTCCTCCTGGCTACTACAAATTCATCCTGGAAAATACAGAGGGAGGCAAATGGGAAGCAAGCAGTACTCCTTGCAATGCTACAATCCAATTGGGTGCATGGTGGATGGATTGGTTTTGCTAGGGATAACGGAGTCGAGATAGGAGATGATTGCTTGTTTGAGCTCGAGAGCAAAAGCAAGACGGTGGTTCACATAATTAAGAAATAGCAACTGATCATTTTGAAGCAGCAGTTAAGCAGCGTCAACTATCAAGCATTTATTTTGTGAGCTAACTTTAACTTTAGTGGTCTCTTCTCACCACCTGATATGTTGGTATTTATTATGCTGTATTTATCGTCCCAAAGGTGTGTGAGATTAGAAGTGTTAATCTAGATTTGGTGAGCCATATGAATTAACCACTGTTCTGAAATATTTGCATATGAATTGGATTTGCATGGTCAAATCATGCAACAGTGAGCCCATGCGAGAGTTGTTGCATCTAGGAAAAGATGATATCTACTTTTTACTCTCATAACTTTTTGAAATTACAGTTCTTTTTTCCTGGAATATGAATTGGAAGCTTAGGCTGCTAAACGGAAATTTTTGGAAATCCTGCCATAAACGTATCCAATTATCATGAATACTAAAAAAAGTAGCCAATACGGGTCACTGATCATGTTCCCCATTTCCATTTCTTCGCTGCAATTTAAGAGTGACTTGACGTTTTTCTACAAAGAGGATAATCACTTTAAATTCTGATGGATCTCCATTATTTTGGTAGATCAAGTTCAAATTCATTATAAAGTCTTCACCAAACAAAAAGCCATCGCCAAATACCCCATCTCTATCTGTTCTCTCAAGCTCAAGCCTTGTGGGGTGAGTTCTTCAATTTTCTGAACATTTTACCTTTCTGGGTCTTGAATGATTGTTCTGTTTTCTCCATGCCTCTAATACTATACTAATTTCCAGGGCAATGTTAATTTCATATTATGTATGTTCAAGTTGATTTTCTTGTTCTCTGACGTATTCTTCAGTATACTACGTTTTTCTGGTTCTGTTTTTCCTTGAGGGCACTAATATCTTGCTTGAGTAGTGGTTTTCCAGTTTGATTTCCTTGTTTGTGATTTTTGTCCAAAGAAACGTTGCTATATGCTCATTGATTAAGAAAATGACATAAAAATACATTATTTCTTTAAATAAAGAGGCATTATCAGTCTAGGAAAGGTACTTAGATAGATTCAGAGGTTCATTTAGGATGCTTTGTTAGCAACATAATTACTTATATATAGCTTTCCAGAGATCTGCTGGACATTGGTGTTTGAATATGTTGTTTCTTCATTTGATCAGCTTCAGGTCCTTTTAATACTTCCGCACTTATTGATTTCATGGAAGGTTGCTAGTTTGTTTGTGCTCTGGGTTGGAGCTTCCTACTTTTGATCTATTTTTCCTTTTTCTTCTTGACAAATTGTCATTCACTTTGACAGAGGAAAAGATGGTGAGGATACCGACTAATGGTATTGAGGAGAAGAATCCTAGCTTCTTCAAGATTATTCTACCTGGCCGCAACTCTGAGTATGTGGTAATAAGTTTTTCATGCATTTTCTTTACTTCTGTTGTTGTCTGCGGGTGTTTGGTTTGGAATGTTATTAGCATCCTTCACATCGATCTCCATGAATTGCATTATCTGAAATACTGATGCTCTCTGTTTGTTGTGTCTTGAAGAGAATTCCACGTAGATTTGTCCAAGAGCACATTGTGAACAAACTCCCTAAAATGGCGACATTGAAATTGAAGCGATCCTCGGAGTATTCAAGGAATGTAAAAGTGAAAAAATCAGGAGAAGATGTGTTTTTGAAAGATGGATGGCTTGAGTTTATGAGAGATGCCTGCTTGGGTGATAAAGAGTTTTTAGTGTTCATATACACTGGAAAAATGCATTTCAGCGTAAAGGTTTACGACAAGAATGCGTGTGAGAGAATGGTTTTCCCTGAGATCAAAACACACCAAAACACAACTTCATCTAGGAGTACTAAAAGGCCTTGTGGGAGACCAAGAAAATCTAGCATAGGCAATTCAGGTATGTCAGTATTTGGATGTCGCAATATACAATATTACTACTGGATCTCATCAATTTATGATAATGTTCTTGATGTTATACTATGTTTATGAAGCTGATGTGCTCAAGGAGGTTAAAGAGGATGAAGAAGATTGCATTAAGAATACAGAAAAATCCAGTTCCAAGAGTACTGAAATGCCTACTTCTGAGAGTAGAAAAAGATCTCCTGTTCGACAAAAAGAAACAACTTCTCGGAGTACTAAGAGGCCTCGTGGTAGACCAAGAAAATACCCTGTCACATATAAAGACTCGGGTAGTTTAATCAGATACTTATATACACTATTAGAATATCCATGTAACTTGTGGCTCTTTCTGATTCTGCCATGTTTAATTTGAATGTGAAGCTGCAGGCAAGTACATTCCAAAATCTGAATTTGATGTACTCAGAGAGGTTAAAGAAGAGGAAGTAGAGTACCAAGAATCTGGGGAGTTGATGAAATCCGAATTGCAATATTTTACAAGCAAAATCCACAGACTAAGTCAAGTGGTAAGCAAGCTAAGCATATACATTTGTGGATGAATTATGGTCTTATGAATGATTTAGTGAATTTCTTTTGCTCTGGATGGTTTTGTGTTGATTCACTTGATCTTGTGTTGCTTATGCAGTACATGTGCAAACCGTTCTATGTGGAAAATCTTTCATCACGAAACTATGACTTCCTTTTCCTGAAAAATTCAGAGGGAACAGAATGGTACAAAGTGACGCTTAGCCGTTACCGTGACACGGCTTTCATGACTAAAGGGTGGCATGCTTTTGCAGTTGCTAACCAAGTCAAGGTGGGCAGTCTCTGCCAATTTCACTTCCTAAAAGAGAACAAAATTGTTGTTCACATATTGAACAGCTGAAGCTGTCAACCAACTGTAAGAATAGTTTGAGCTAGCTAGTGATCTTTAAGGTCTTGTAGCCGAGACATATGGTACTCGATTACTTTCGCTTATGGTAACTTCCCATTTCGTATTGTATCGTAGTACATATGTCGTCTCTATGTATTTAGTGTTATGTGGGATCATGAAATTTGCAATTCCCACAACAATGCTACTCTTGTGAGTGTTATGTTGTATAATAGATTATAATTAATGAATTCTCTACTGTTTGTAGAAGATATATTGACATGTTGATCAATAGACTTGCATAAATGTAAGAAGATGCTTTGTTCTTTTCCTTGCTTTGGTTTGGTAGAGCACTCTTATATCATAGAAATGGAATTGTTTCCGACTTTCCGATTTTAAGAATTCACTGAAGTAATTTCTAGTCCCATAAAGAGTAACCGCATAAGGTCAGGCCCAAACTAGAAGGGAAAGGCAATGCTCAAACCCGTTCTTCAGTACCATAGATGGAGGTACTGCCCATACCTCAGTGATTGAAACCCATACCATAGTGTGACCAAATAACTTTACCCATTTTTGAAAATAAAAAAAATCTAATTTACAGTGATGTGATGTGTAGCTTATCCTGACACTAGCCCCAAGAGTCAGAAATTATTGAGATAGTTACTGTGTAACCTTGTCATCTGTAATCATTACCTTTCTCTATGGCCATGTTTTACATAGTCAAATAGCTTCACTTTGACATAGCAGAAAAAATGGGGAGGAAAGTTACTGAGAAGAAGAGGCCTAGCTTCATCCATATTATGCATCCTAGTCTCACTGCTGAACGTCTGGTAACTCATATATACTACTGCTATATATAGATCTATTATGTATACAGGGCCCTTCTAATAAAAGATCTTTTTTTGACATATATGAGGGATGGGAGATTACACCAACTTTTCGATTATATTTTTGAATCTATACCGTTCAGTTTGTTAGTCCTCATATATAGATCAATTCTGCAAATTTTCAGCCAATTTGGTGATCGTTAAGATGTCGAACAAGATTAAATCAATGAACGAACCAAATCTGCCAGACCTGAACCGTTCATGCTTATAATTAAAAATCGTATTTTTGAATGCCTTAACGATCACCAAAATTTCTGAAAATTTGCAGAACTGATCTACTCATATATAACTACATATTGAACGGTGGAGATGTGATTTTGTGATCAAAAAGTTGGTGTAATCCCCCATCCCTCATATATGTCAAAAAAAGGGATCCCTCATTAGAAGGGCCCTGATTATGTATATATTATGTATATAATCTCTTGAATGTTGTAGTTTTCAGTTAGTGTTGCAAGCATCTTTAAGTTCTCCATCACATGTATATGAAGTATTGAACTTTTAGTCTATCCTTATGTTTTTGTTGCATAAATCTGGAAGAAAATTCCACCTAATTTCACCCGAAAGCACATTGCAAATGATCTGTCTGAATGGGCAACATTGAACTTGGAAGGATCTTCTGAGGGTTCATGGAGAATGAAAGTGAGAAAATCTGGAAAAGATGTGTATTTGAAAGAAGGGTGGGAGGAGTTCTTGAGGGTGAACTGCTTGGGTGACAAAGAGTTCTTAATGTTCTTCTACCATGGGGAAATGCAATTCAGTGTAGAGATTTTCAACAAGAATGGGTGTAAGAGGATGGATTTCCATAACATAAAAGCACCTCAAAACTCCATAGTTCCTAACAGTATTGAAAGGCCTAAAGGTAGATCAAGGAAATGTAGCAAAGCCAATTCAGGTACTTGTGTTTGATCTTTGATGCTATATATATCGATGTTACTAGTTACTACCGGATCTCATGTTACTCATGATCATGTCACTTCTATGTTTTACTTTGGTTGTGAAGCTGATAACGAGGTCGAAGTAGAAGACGAGGAAGATTACAATGACAACCCTGCTCAGGAATCTGCTGAATTGTCTGAATCCGGAGTCCCCCAGTTTACAAGCATTATTTCCTTACCTCACAATGTGGTAAGCAGTCCAACCCCTTTTATCTCCTTTCTAACTGGTCATTAGGCCTATTTTATTATTGATAAAAGTAGGACACCACATTTCAAATTGTGAATTGAAGCAAGTACTGGATATATTTGATCTGCAGGGAATCCCCAAAAGCTTCTCTGAGCATCTTTCTCCGGGTCAATATGAGGTTTCCCTGAAGAACTCGAAGGGCAAACCATGGGAGGTGAGAGTTTTGGAAAACAGAGGAAGACTCTGCATTTCTGCAGGCTGGAGGGCTTTCGCAGAAGCCAGCCAAATCAAGCTCCGTGATAAATGCACATTTGAGCTTGTGGGTGAAAAGAGAATGGTAGTTCACATTTGTAGCAAGTGAGTATGAAGTCGTAAACATGGTGATCTAGGTTGTAGAACACAGGGTTCTATTTTGATCAGCTATAAGCCTATAAGCTATGTTGAGGCCAATCAGACATGGTACTATTCAAACGGCCTGTATTAATCTTATTTTGTTTTAAACTGGTTTGCACTGTAATGGTACAATTTGGATATCGGTGTCGAAAACTGTTGATAAGTGTGGCCCGTGGATCACATTGTACCGATACTGTTTCAACTTGACAACTTTTAAGGTGTTAGGTTTTAATCACAAAAGGCCTCGGTACAATTAGATAAGATCCATCCACATATAAGTTATATTTTATTTGTCACTTTTCTGATATGGGCTCTCTAATACTTCTAATACGTCCTCTCACGTGCAACCTGACTTAAGGTCCGCACGTGGAATGAATCGGGACAGAACGAACCATGGGACACTTGGTGACAATCCAATCGGAACATTCCGATGGTGAGACAAGAAGCCGGAATCGAGCGAGAGAATAGAATCCCGGACCGGACGAGAGAATGAACCCAAATCGGGCCCATGAGAATTGGAGAAGTAATTGGAGAGGGACCCATTCTGATACCATGTTAAACAGCGACAAGCGTGGCCCGTGGATCACATTGTACCGATACTGTCCCAACTTAACCACCTTTAAGGTGTTGGGTTTTAATCACAAAAGGCCTCGGTACAATTGGATAAGATACATCCACATATAAGTTATATTTTATTTGTCACTTTTCTGATGTGGGATCTCCAATACTTCTAATACGTCCTCTCACGTGACTCAAGGTCCGCACGTGGAATGAATCGGGACGGAACGAACCAAGGGACACTTGGTGACAATCCAATCAGAACATTCCGATGGTGAGACAAGAAGCCGGAATCGAGCGAGAGAATGAACCCAAATCTGGCCTATGAGAATTGGAGAAGTAATTAGAGAGGGACCCACTCTGATACCATGTTAAACAGCGACAAGCGTAACCCGTGGATCACATTGTACCGATACTGTCCCAACTTAACCACCTTTAAGATGTTGGGTTTTAATCACAAAAAGCCTCGGTACAATTGGATAAAATCCATCCACATATAAGTTATATTTTATTTGTCACTTTTCTGATGTGGGATCTATTCCTCTCCAATACTTCTAATAAAAACTAGTAGAACTTGTAATTCATATTGAATTTCATTTTCTACTTCAAGTAGGATTTTATTATTATACTTCTTTTATTCAATTAGCAACTTTTCATTAATTTGATAATAATGTTACAAACTTACAAGTAACAATCATAAGTTATTATGTGAAGCAATTTCGATATATTTTTTTAGTAATTTGGGTACAAAAATTTGGAGTTCAAGTCGAATTTACCCACCTACAAAATTAGGATACAAAAATATGTAGCACATTTTAAGAAATTTTAAAGAAATAAGAAACATTTTTTAAGTGATGAATTTTATTTTTTTTGGGAAATTTTTAAGTGATAATTTGAATGCTAACCTTAGGCATCTTGTGTTAGACAGCCTGATTCCAATGACCAACCTTGTCATTCTCAGAACCATTCTGGGCAATACCCGAAAAGGTTTCCTATTCAGATTCATCGATCGTCGTTTTC
The window above is part of the Fragaria vesca subsp. vesca linkage group LG2, FraVesHawaii_1.0, whole genome shotgun sequence genome. Proteins encoded here:
- the LOC101301737 gene encoding putative B3 domain-containing protein Os04g0346900-like, which translates into the protein MVRIPTNGIEEKNPSFFKIILPGRNSEYVRIPRRFVQEHIVNKLPKMATLKLKRSSEYSRNVKVKKSGEDVFLKDGWLEFMRDACLGDKEFLVFIYTGKMHFSVKVYDKNACERMVFPEIKTHQNTTSSRSTKRPCGRPRKSSIGNSADVLKEVKEDEEDCIKNTEKSSSKSTEMPTSESRKRSPVRQKETTSRSTKRPRGRPRKYPVTYKDSGKYIPKSEFDVLREVKEEEVEYQESGELMKSELQYFTSKIHRLSQVYMCKPFYVENLSSRNYDFLFLKNSEGTEWYKVTLSRYRDTAFMTKGWHAFAVANQVKVGSLCQFHFLKENKIVVHILNS